The Sphaerodactylus townsendi isolate TG3544 linkage group LG11, MPM_Stown_v2.3, whole genome shotgun sequence sequence TAATGAACACTGAGGTAATGCTGATTGGGAAGGAGGAGATCTTGAAGAACATTGTTCTCTCCACTTCTGGTAAAGCTCAGCcgacccttgctgactcagttaaaagccttggAATCATACTGGATCTAGCTTTATTACTGGAGAGTCAAGTTAATGCAACTGCAAAAAAGGTTTTCCACCAACTCAGCCTAGCCagctggccacctggatccacacCTCAGTAACTTTAAGACTAGATTACTGCCACGCGCTGTACATTGATCTCCCTTCAGTAGTGGTGTACCataagaaaatggcacctggggcagcCCTGAAAATGTGCCCTCCCAAATTGCACTCTCCACTCCAAATAGCACCCTCGCCCCAAAACTTCTCCCCCGGGTGAGGCACCAGGCCAGGCGAGGCACCAGGTGGTGAGCCGGGCAAGGCGCTGAGCGAGCAAAAgctaggggtggggcttgagggggAAAAGAGCAGCCGAATTCCCCAACCATGTGACCGAGGTGAGTGGCGCCTGCGTTTCAAGACCCCCCCTGCTCCCCTCCTCCAAGATATATCCCTGTTCTTCAGAAACTCTAACTAGTCCAGAATACCTTGGTTGACTACTAACAAGAGCTAGATGGAGCATACATAGCACTCCCATTCTGCGGACAGTCCATTGCCTGCCCCTCTCAGTTACCAGGCTCAGTTCAAGGTCTTGGCTATCTCatgcaaagcccttcatggccttggtcccTCTTATTTGCAGAACCACCTCTCTTATTATGCTCTGCCACGACAACTTTGCTAATGTCAGCAGAACAAAAACAACTGCCCTTACACATCCTTCCTCTGTTGTGGCTCCTGCCTTCTGGAATGGCCTGactctctcctggctttctgcaaactgcaaaactgaactatttctGTGTGTGTAATGGGGCAAAATGGTTTTATACAAAGTTGCTTGGGTAAATGATTAGGGATTGTAGTCTATACTTATTGCAAGTAGGATCCTATTTGTGTGATTTCTATACAAGGTAAACGTGTCATGTGAATACTTACACTatgcttcttttctttctggtggttccagacttctaaagtCCTAATGTGttggttattgaatgtcccattttgttcatTGTACTATCTCACTGTGTAatctaatctgccttgagttcctgtgagaaaggcagactataattaATGTGAACACATAAACATACTAGATCAGGAGGGATAATTATGACCCAGTTTCCATGTACTTTTACTTTAGGTCAGAATGTGGTACTGTCAAAAGTTCAACATTTAAAAGGAAAGGGATTTTAGAAATAAAAAGGTGCTTACTTGTGTTAACCTGATAACTGGCCAATTGCATCTGTCTCCTGAGTTGTAGATGTCCTTCtggattaaaaaacatatttctTCCTTATCGAACAGGAGATATTGTTGAATTCCATGGTCCTGAAGGAACAGGGAAAACAGAAATGCTCTATCACCTTGTTGTCCGCTGCATTCTTCCAAAAGCAGGAGCGGGCTTGGAAGTCAGCGTGCTTTTTATCGATACCGACTTTCATTTTGACATGCTGCGTCTGGTGACCATTCTGGAACACAGGCTATCCCAAAGCTCCGAGGAACTCATCAAGCAATGTCTGGGGCGGTTTTTCCTCGtgacctgcagcagcagcactcaGCTGCTTCTCACCCTTTACTCATTGGAAAACATGTTTTGCTCTCACCCTTCGCTCTGCCTCTTGATGATTGACAGCATGTCAGCCTTTTATTGGATTGACCGAGCGAATGGTGGGGAGAACCTCAGTCTGCAGGAAGTGAACCTACGGAAATGTGCTCAGTGTCTTGAGAAGCTTGTCCGAGAGTATCACTTGGTCTTGTTTGCAACAACCCAAACCATCATGCGGAAATCATCAAACTGTGCTGAAAGCGCTGGAAAACTCCAGGGTGAGACAGAGGTGGACTACCGACCTTACCTCTGTAAGCCGTGGCAACAACTGGTAACCCATCGGATCTTTTTCACCAAGCAGTGCCATCCAAGCAGCGCCAATGGATTTTCAATTACATCCTGCCATATCCGTAGTAACAGTGTTGTGAAGCGCCCATTTAGCATTTCAGAATGTGGAACCCTGTTTTAACGGTGGGCTGTTTTTAAtagtgtagaaaatgttgatggcTAAATTGCCAAGTTAGGATAAaatatgcaattttaaaaaaactttttaaaaattttatacaAACATTCCCTAAAGTGTAATCTGACCATTTCAGAGCGTATTCCTTTCTCGTCCTCCTACTTGCAGACGTATTAAGGACTTTTAAGAAGAAACAAAAGATCGGTGATCTCTGGGATCAAATAGCTGAGGGCTGTACAGTTTCTCTCTCTTACACAGGGCTATGTTAATGAATGGGTTAACGGCAGCAGTACACCTGAAGCTCATAAGAAGAGTTCACACCATGTTTGCAAAGATTTGGACAGGAAGTCATCTGTCACTGAACCATAGATAGATACAGCCGCTGTTCTTATTCAGTGGAAGAACAACAGATCTATTGCAAAGTCTACAAGAGGTCAGTTTTCTTGTCTACTCATTTCTTCCTTTACCATCTGATCAAAATAATTTTGTATGCAAtatgaaaacaacaaaaaattgaaaaaatactGTACCAAGGCTACAAAAATTGCTGAATGTGCAAATTTAATGCAAAGCGTGCACAAGGGTATATAAAAGTAAACAAAGTAAGTAAGACTACGAACAAAGCCAAAATATCACCATGAAATCAATGTCAAAAGTGCACAATCAAGAATAATCCAAAAGTCCAAAAATGGGACAAGCTCCCCTTGTTGGCCCGTTTCCAGGTTAGCTTTTCTCGCTTCATCAGCAGTTTAGTTGACCTTGCCCATAAATCTTGGAGTCACTAGCTCATGATCTATCATAAAAGGCAACTGTTTGCCATATATAATATTCAGTTTTCAGACTCTAGGATGTTATATTCTCCAGTGGGCTAAGTCATTTTGTGCTTTGAAGCTAAAGGCTTCGATGTCAATGCTAAAACTGCATGCTAAATTATGTAAAATTGATGGATGGCTGCCATGACATCTACTGACACCTTTTCTTGTGCCCACtaattgtttttagaaagtgggtggggcttttgccagCCAGGCTTCTTAGTGGGCCATTGAAGGTATGATTGGCTTTACAGATTCTTAAAAACCTTGCTTTGGCAATAGCTGCTACTATCTGCTGTGTGTATTCaagaaattgttttaaaacaatatgtaTACTAAGCATACTGTTAAATACAGCTTCTGTCTGAAATATGAAGAGTTACTGTTAGAATTAACCTCACTTCCTGACATCATGTGGTTGGGTCTGTGTACTGACACAGCCATTTTTTCATTGCACCCACCGTCCAGTGTCAGAATTCCGAAGGTGCCCatagcctcaaaaaggttggggaacacGAGCTAAACAAATAACAGCTCCAAGCCATGTTAAGGAGCTCACTGAGGAAAAACAAAGGCACGACTTGAGGACTCTTCAATACTGGGGCCAGCAATTCTCATAAATGCAAGTGATTCTGAAGCCTTTAAACTCTGGATCTTGTTCCAGTCTTCAAGAGTTTGTTACAGACTCtagtttcattttgaaaaaaaaatgctattatTTTTTCATGACTCCATCCAAATGGCATCTTTTTCCAACAAGTGTTTTGGTAATAACTCGTGGAAAATTATCTTTAGAAAAGATTGAGCAGAATGAAATCTTAGAGCTGAAGTTTCTTATTTTAAAAGCCATTAACTCTGGATATGAGAGTCCATTTGCTGTAGTGTctgtcccttcccacccccagtaGGGATTTTGGGCACCAAGACTCTTTCAAAACTGTTAAGAACTAGTGAAAATGGAGAAGGAGCAGGTACAAATATGTGTGGAGAGGGAGAGTTCATAATCATGGATGTGGAGGATATCAAACTAATGATGTTTAAGTACAGATAATTACATTAGTAATATTCAGAATCTTGTAATGGGGCATGGTTAAAAAAATCTCatggagaaaagtttggattttttctctttcttttctcaaccataaggagtttcaaagcatcttacaaactgcttcccctccccataacaaacaccttgtgaggcgtagtggttaagagcaggtgcattctaatctggaggaatcgggtttgattccctgctctgccactttagctgtggagaattatctggagaattcagattagcctgggcactcccacacacaccagctgggtgaccttgggctagtcacagctttttggagctctctcagctccacccacctcacagggtatttgttgtgaggggggaagggaaaggagattgtaagcccctttgagtctcctacaggagagaaaggagggatataaatatataaatccaaactcttcttcttcttctaggtgaggctgagagagttctgagagaactgtgactagctggaggtcacccagcaagcttcatgtgtaggaacaggtaaacaaacctggttcatcagcgtagagtccgccactcatgtggaagagtggggaatcaaacccggttctccagattagattaaccactacaccatactcaTTGTCATAATACTCCAGCAAACAGCCTTGAGGTTTAGCCACATGTTGGTTCTTTCCTATTAATCCTTCTATCACTTCAGTGAATCAAAATACAACATGCTGCCTCATGAGGCATCCTCACCAAGACAACCTTTCAGTGATGTCATTTCCCTATGATTggtgaatattttaaatattaagagGTACTCATGTTGGTAATTTCTCATTTGCATTTTTTGAGTTCTCTAGTACATGCCCAACAGTCAATTGTCTCTATTCCAAACAGTTGGTAAACTGCAATTTTGGCGTCTTCTTTCTTCTGCTTAGTTCAGCCTTTGACTTGAATTGCAGTTCTAAAACCTGGCAAACCTTCCATGAGATTTCCGAGTAAATAAGCAAACCAACAGGAGAAGCCCAGCCTACATGGAGTCAAAGTAGAACATTTGTGTTCGGGATTGAGCATGCAACATGCCAGAATTCTGGCAGGCTGCTTTCAACTAATGAGAAATGCCCTGCAGGTCTGGCAAGGGAAAAAATGTTGGAACTGTATAGGAAATACTAATCTCTATTGCCTTTGGGGCTACAACGGTTTTAGAAAATAAACTgtcttttgcattatttataaaTCCAGTGTGCACAAAGTATCTGAAAACTAAAAAGTTCTCGGTGCTCTAGTACACGAATTAATAGAGTTCACATTAGGGGAAGTATTTCGTTTCAAGTTCTATTCTGTCCTAATAATGCTCCATAAAATTCAGCTATGATCCCAGGAAATGCTTGTTTTCACCAGCAGAGTTACTCagaagtagaatcatagaattggaaggggttATACAGACTAtttagtccaactccctgctcaatgcagaatcagccgaAAACCAGCAGTATGGTTATAGAAGTGCACTGGGCATCTTACACAGAAAGCGGTTTTATAAGCTTGAGCAAGatcccattttttcccctaaataGGGCAACTTTTTCACAAGACTGATGGTGCTCAAGAAAACTGACACAGCAGGAtgttgccataagaacataagaacaagccagctggatcagaccagagtccatctagtccagctctctgctactcgcagtggcccaccaggtgcctttgggagctcacatgtaggatgtgaaagcaatggccttctgcggctgttgctcctgatcacctggtctgctaaggcatttgcaatctcagatcaaggaggatcaagattggtagccataaatcaacttctcctccataaatctgtccaagccccttttaaagctatccaggttagtggccatcaccccctcctgtggcagcatattccaaacaccaatcacatgttgtgtgaagaagtgtttccttttattagtcctaattcttccccccagcattttcaatgaatgccccctggttctagtattgtgagaaagagagaaaaatttctctctgtcaacattttctaccccatgcataattttgtagacttcaatcatatcccccctcagccgcctcctctccaaactaaagagtcccaaacgctgcagcctctcctcatagggaaggtgctccagtccctcaataatccttgttgcccttctctgcactttttctatctcctcaatatcctttttgagatgccaAAGCCTAGTGTGAAGCCACATCACAAAACCACTTAAAATTTTTACATTAAGCAATAAGTTATCATTTTTATCTATCCGTTTACCTAGATGATACACAAATATTTTATAAAACACATGATAAAGCAACACAGTCaagatttctaaaaacaaaacgGAAATCAACAGTGTTCAGAACCGTTTActtcttgcccctccctccttatACTTAGCTCCTTGTGAAGATCTTTTTCACTCCATACAATCTTCTaatcattgaacttcttgaaacttagctcCTAAGAGGTAAAGGAGTTGATTCCGTgttcatagatttgcaaaggaacagtgaAATTAAGGTCCTTTTTGCAACTCTGTAtgattattttataacattttttactgtgaagaagaggcatgttatctctgccgATGCAAATTCACAGTTTTCAGACCTGCAAAATCAAGCATCTAGACATAAAAATtatccaaaataatcttacagaaacctctggaagagcatgttgaatggattaatggaattaatccccccccccaaaaaccccaattgcatgaatatacagcctcatcctgcaaaattaaaaattaattgttATTTCATGAttaataacctttggactataatgtattttaaacacAAACCTATCATTAAGATAGATTTTTTTGtctaaaagcattttatttaaaaatctgatttaaatgaaacctattaaaatttttaaaatctgatttttaaaaatatcattgaTTTCTATCTGCTCTGATGAGGAAAATGGTGTTAATCTTATTTGAGCTGCAGGCATTTTcttgtgtgtggggagaggggataAATTTAGAATTGGCATTCTCCAATGAAATCATCTGAATTTCATTCAAAAATAGGACCAGCAGAGTCCACTGGGATTTTCTAGTACAGAACTCAGAGTTGGAACCAGCCAGTGTTCTGCTTGTGTTTCTTGCTCAGTCTTGCCCAGCTTTTCTCATTGCAGCCCCTGCCATCACATGACTTTTGTCTGTGCAGATCCCACGATCCCCATCGTAGCCTTTTTTTAAATGATTGAGCTTGTTTTGATCAAACTGTTTTGACCAACAAAGTTGTTGATGATAAAAACTTAAAAACGAAGAACCAAAGTCATTATAGCCTTTTGGTATGTTCTGTTGAGGTAATTTAAATTCAAGGTTACCTGTAATTCACTACACATAAAAGCAACAATCCAGTGCCAGTTTATACAAGACCTTGAACTGCGAAAGGGTGCtacagaatgttttttaaaaacccacttttcaaaagaaaatatttcaattaAGTAGGCTATAGTATGCTTTGTTTAGCTGCTTCCCTGCTTTTGCCGTTAGCCTAATGTACTGGAAGTAAGCAGTGCATTAAAATATAGGGTGATAAAAGGATTAAGCTGTTCAGGAAGTTTATTGTAAACTGAATGGGCAGAGGAGCTTTTATGTTCCACACTTTACCACATGTGTGACACTAGAAACTCAACAAGTGTATCGGAGGGATGAGGATGGCTCATATTTGCATATCCACAAGTTTAAGGGTTAAATCCCACCAGTTTTTCTGCTGTGCAGGATGGAGGACGACCCCTGAAAATGCTTCTAGTGGATGAGGACTCTCTCACCCGCAAATGGCGGCTGTGCTGGTGGGGCAAGGGAGGGTTATAAAGTCTTGGTGCTTCTTCAGCTGATTGGCAGCTACAGGTCAGGAAAAGTAACCCTTGATGTCTTGCAAGGGCCAGAGCTCTTGCAAGAGTTTGAGGAACCCTACAGGGCCTGCATTATGTATGAATCCTTttataaaaaggaggaggagacatGTCAACAAGACAGCCTACCTGCCCATTCCAAGGTGTTCTGGAGAAGAGCTGCCTGAGTGCAGTAAAACCCACTGCCTTCTGAGTGGAGGCTCTGGTGGTAAGACAGGAGCATGCCAAGGGCCCTGATCTTCACTGGAGGAGGGTGGGCATGCCAGCAGTGACCCCTCTGACGAAGGCTTTGCCAGGGGGTCACGAGGCCCACATGGATGAAAAGTCGTATGGAATTGGACTCCAGTTAAAGAGGGGAATTGGACAAGATCACCCCTACCCCTGCTTGTTGCACCAACAGGAAGGGTCAGTAGAATTCAACATGGTGTCAGTCCAAGCTGAGGCATAGTGGTATAACCAGGACCCCGAGTATCTAACAAGTGATAATCAGAAATGCATATTAACAACTTCACAGTATTTAAGCCAATTCATAAGTCTGCTCCAAGAGACAAAACCTTCTGAAGCAAAGCTAGTGACGGGCTTTCTCTGCTGTGGCACCTATCCATTGAAACTTCCtgattaagttttttttttcattttgaaaaggctTTGGCTGACCTGGGGATTTTTATCATTTGTTTGCTAGTTTTCTTGTTGATAGTTTTCTTGTTGACAGTCTTTTGaattgctgaaatgttttgatgttgtTTTGTGTCTTTATTGTGTTTTGGGTGAGTTATTCCACTCAGCTGTTTCATTTTCTGTGTGTGGTACAGTTAATCCAATCCATGGGGGTGAGGATAGCTTTGCAGTAGTCAGGGttgccacagccatgctgccttcGAAGAGGAATGGGCAGGCACGGCAAGGtaagaaaaaacccaaaaacctcATCAAAGGTCccaaactcataagaacataagaacaagccagctggatcagaccaaagtccatctagtccagctctctgctactcgcagtggcccaccaggtgcctttgggagctcacatgtaggatgtgaacgcaatggccttctgcggctgttgctcccgatcacctggtctgttaaggcatttgcaatctcagatcaaggaggatcaagattggtagactcACTGTACTATTCCAGTAGCTACACATACAGTTTTGCTGGCACAAAAAGGAGCCAGCAGCAAAAGGAGCCATTCCTGAGCCAGAACCCCCCAGGAAACTGACTGACTGAGGTTGCCTTCACCCCTGGGAGTATCCCCATCGGTGTGGACTCCAGCAGCAGAGTAGTTCTGGCATAAGGGCAGTGTTTGTGCCTGGGAGTCATATGGTGCTTTCTGTTAGTGATCTCTAGCCTTACACCATGTGGACTGGCCGCCAGCAGCAGGGTCTTATTGGCTCCACAGCTCTTggtgatgggaaaccaccaagcaagtccagggtcatacaccagaggcaggcaatggccaattaACTCTGAAGActtcttccttgaaaaccctatggctgttggctgtgacttgacttcactttccaccaccactacccccccccccccagattgtgAAAGAGATCCTGCACGCCCAGGCAATTCTGATAGAATTAGTCTGCTCTTTCCTGTCTCTTCCAGTGTCTCAGCTGTCCtttctttacacacacaaaccccttccctttcagCTAAGCAAGC is a genomic window containing:
- the XRCC2 gene encoding DNA repair protein XRCC2 encodes the protein MLVGTSGRWRLCRYEVGMLLSRLPAAAMVDGLGKAESGAQLLARLEGRSSLNKLEPYLFAEEGYPIHGDIVEFHGPEGTGKTEMLYHLVVRCILPKAGAGLEVSVLFIDTDFHFDMLRLVTILEHRLSQSSEELIKQCLGRFFLVTCSSSTQLLLTLYSLENMFCSHPSLCLLMIDSMSAFYWIDRANGGENLSLQEVNLRKCAQCLEKLVREYHLVLFATTQTIMRKSSNCAESAGKLQGETEVDYRPYLCKPWQQLVTHRIFFTKQCHPSSANGFSITSCHIRSNSVVKRPFSISECGTLF